A genomic stretch from Triplophysa dalaica isolate WHDGS20190420 chromosome 4, ASM1584641v1, whole genome shotgun sequence includes:
- the inpp5e gene encoding phosphatidylinositol polyphosphate 5-phosphatase type IV isoform X1: MSEHGESIIPFNTTDLRSGEPACKADVTDLNVDSSIKNEDKEVLSDIKKPYDEPRLLQDEHKLSPYQPRPPSLPKPLGLAMGGRNSFDQKVRGRLLRNSQESLTDPGETGSSSDSLKEETSTPVSPLGLKNGQSLTSGRPLDLPPMETPAPFRNWSGSLSETDMSPLERCDSKERMKPSRIVLSPLQPTGSFPPLDQSVASASLRATNWIDRDCLDYSAVGRRGRSERLQRNLSDSRLFETMVSDSASVHSMKSNYSVLNPIRPRDVRNRSFLEGSVLGNGALLGAEELDRYFPERRLGIFIATWNMQGEKELPYNLDDLLLPTDTDFAQDMYVIGVQEGCPDRREWEIRLQETLGPYYVMLYAAAHGVLYLTVFIRRDLIWFCSELEHATVTTRIISQIKTKGAVGICFTFFGTSFLFITSHFTSGDSKVYERILDYNKIIEALALPRNLPDTNPYRSTSSDVTTRFDAVFWFGDFNFRLNKARGEVKAILNQEADTSVLLQHDQLSKEMKEGSIFKGFQEARIHFPPTYKFDIGCDVYDTTTKQRTPSYTDRILYRNRQAEDIKAVKYTSCSAIKTSDHRPVVGMFQVKLRPGRDNIPLGAGQFDRGLYLEGIKRRITRELKKREAAMKNQNNSTVCTIS; this comes from the exons ATGAGTGAACATGGAGAAAGCATCATCCCCTTTAACACCACTGATCTCAGGTCAGGAGAGCCAGCTTGCAAAGCAGACGTTACCGATCTCAATGTAGACTCCAGTATTAAGAACGAAGACAAAGAAGTGCTCAGCGACATCAAGAAGCCATATGATGAGCCCAGACTTCTTCAGGATGAACACAAGCTCAGTCCATATCAGCCTCGGCCTCCCTCGCTTCCGAAACCCTTGGGATTGGCGATGGGAGGAAGAAACTCATTTGATCAGAAGGTCAGAGGGAGACTATTGAGGAACAGCCAGGAGAGTCTCACAGACCCGGGTGAGACGGGCTCTTCCTCCGATTCTCTCAAAGAAGAAACCTCAACACCTGTCAGTCCTTTGGGTTTAAAGAATGGACAAAGTCTTACATCTGGACGTCCACTCGATCTTCCGCCCATGGAGACGCCGGCACCATTCAGGAACTGGTCTGGTAGTCTCTCAGAGACTGACATGTCCCCACTTGAGCGTTGTGATTCGAAAGAGCGCATGAAACCGTCCAGAATAGTTCTTTCTCCATTGCAGCCCACTGGCTCGTTTCCTCCTCTGGATCAGAGCGTAGCTTCTGCGTCCCTGAGGGCAACTAATTGGATTGACAGGGATTGTTTGGATTACAGTGCAGTGGGGAGAAGGGGGCGGTCGGAGAGGCTTCAGAGGAACCTGAGCGATAGCCGGCTTTTCGAGACCATGGTGTCAGACAGTGCCTCCGTTCACTCCATGAAGTCCAACTATAGCGTGCTGAACCCCATCAGACCCAGGGATGTGAGGAACAG AAGTTTTCTGGAGGGTAGTGTTCTGGGAAACGGTGCCTTACTTGGGGCTGAAGAGCTGGACCGCTACTTCCCAGAGAGACGGCTTGGCATCTTCATCGCCACATGGAACATGCAGGGAGAGAAG GAGCTGCCATACAACCTGGATGATCTGCTGCTTCCAACCGACACAGACTTCGCACAGGATATGTATGTTATTGGAGTTCAGGAAGGTTGCCCGGATAG GAGGGAGTGGGAGATCCGTCTACAGGAGACTCTCGGGCCATATTATGTGATGCTATACGCAGCAGCCCATGGTGTGCTTTATCTCACAGTCTTTATACGAAGAGATCTCATATGGTTCTGTTCGG AGTTGGAACATGCTACAGTCACCACCAGGATCATATCTCAGATTAAAACTAAAGGAGCCGTTGGGATCTGCTTCACTTTCTTCGGGACGTCTTTCCTTTTCATCACATCCCATTTTACTT CTGGAGATTCTAAAGTTTATGAGAGAATTTTAGACTATAACAAGATCATAGAAGCTTTGGCTCTGCCTAGAAACCTCCCTGATACCAACCCGTACCGCTCCACGTCCT CTGATGTCACGACCCGTTTCGATGCAGTCTTCTGGTTCGGAGATTTTAACTTTCGCTTGAATAAAGCCAGAGGAGAGGTCAAAGCCATTTTGAATCAAGAGGCAGACACGAGCGTGCTGTTACAACATGATCAGCTGTCTAAAGAGATGAAGGAAG GTTCCATTTTCAAAGGGTTTCAGGAAGCACGGATTCACTTTCCACCTACTTACAAGTTTGATATCGGTTGTGACGTCTATGACACCACCACAAAGCAGAGAACACCTTCATATACT GACCGGATTCTATATCGAAATAGACAAGCGGAAGATATTAAAGCGGTCAAGTATACATCCTGCTCGGCGATTAAGACTTCGGACCACCGGCCTGTCGTTGGCATGTTTCAGGTCAAGCTTCGTCCTGGTAGAGATAA CATTCCTTTGGGTGCCGGTCAGTTCGACAGAGGTCTGTACTTAGAGGGAATCAAGAGAAGAATCACCCGagagctgaagaagagagaggCAGCCATGAAAAACCAGAATAACAGCACTGTTTGCACAATATCCTGA
- the inpp5e gene encoding phosphatidylinositol polyphosphate 5-phosphatase type IV isoform X2 encodes MSEHGESIIPFNTTDLRSGEPACKADVTDLNVDSSIKNEDKEVLSDIKKPYDEPRLLQDEHKLSPYQPRPPSLPKPLGLAMGGRNSFDQKVRGRLLRNSQESLTDPGETGSSSDSLKEETSTPVSPLGLKNGQSLTSGRPLDLPPMETPAPFRNWSGSLSETDMSPLERCDSKERMKPSRIVLSPLQPTGSFPPLDQSVASASLRATNWIDRDCLDYSAVGRRGRSERLQRNLSDSRLFETMVSDSASVHSMKSNYSVLNPIRPRDVRNSFLEGSVLGNGALLGAEELDRYFPERRLGIFIATWNMQGEKELPYNLDDLLLPTDTDFAQDMYVIGVQEGCPDRREWEIRLQETLGPYYVMLYAAAHGVLYLTVFIRRDLIWFCSELEHATVTTRIISQIKTKGAVGICFTFFGTSFLFITSHFTSGDSKVYERILDYNKIIEALALPRNLPDTNPYRSTSSDVTTRFDAVFWFGDFNFRLNKARGEVKAILNQEADTSVLLQHDQLSKEMKEGSIFKGFQEARIHFPPTYKFDIGCDVYDTTTKQRTPSYTDRILYRNRQAEDIKAVKYTSCSAIKTSDHRPVVGMFQVKLRPGRDNIPLGAGQFDRGLYLEGIKRRITRELKKREAAMKNQNNSTVCTIS; translated from the exons ATGAGTGAACATGGAGAAAGCATCATCCCCTTTAACACCACTGATCTCAGGTCAGGAGAGCCAGCTTGCAAAGCAGACGTTACCGATCTCAATGTAGACTCCAGTATTAAGAACGAAGACAAAGAAGTGCTCAGCGACATCAAGAAGCCATATGATGAGCCCAGACTTCTTCAGGATGAACACAAGCTCAGTCCATATCAGCCTCGGCCTCCCTCGCTTCCGAAACCCTTGGGATTGGCGATGGGAGGAAGAAACTCATTTGATCAGAAGGTCAGAGGGAGACTATTGAGGAACAGCCAGGAGAGTCTCACAGACCCGGGTGAGACGGGCTCTTCCTCCGATTCTCTCAAAGAAGAAACCTCAACACCTGTCAGTCCTTTGGGTTTAAAGAATGGACAAAGTCTTACATCTGGACGTCCACTCGATCTTCCGCCCATGGAGACGCCGGCACCATTCAGGAACTGGTCTGGTAGTCTCTCAGAGACTGACATGTCCCCACTTGAGCGTTGTGATTCGAAAGAGCGCATGAAACCGTCCAGAATAGTTCTTTCTCCATTGCAGCCCACTGGCTCGTTTCCTCCTCTGGATCAGAGCGTAGCTTCTGCGTCCCTGAGGGCAACTAATTGGATTGACAGGGATTGTTTGGATTACAGTGCAGTGGGGAGAAGGGGGCGGTCGGAGAGGCTTCAGAGGAACCTGAGCGATAGCCGGCTTTTCGAGACCATGGTGTCAGACAGTGCCTCCGTTCACTCCATGAAGTCCAACTATAGCGTGCTGAACCCCATCAGACCCAGGGATGTGAGGAACAG TTTTCTGGAGGGTAGTGTTCTGGGAAACGGTGCCTTACTTGGGGCTGAAGAGCTGGACCGCTACTTCCCAGAGAGACGGCTTGGCATCTTCATCGCCACATGGAACATGCAGGGAGAGAAG GAGCTGCCATACAACCTGGATGATCTGCTGCTTCCAACCGACACAGACTTCGCACAGGATATGTATGTTATTGGAGTTCAGGAAGGTTGCCCGGATAG GAGGGAGTGGGAGATCCGTCTACAGGAGACTCTCGGGCCATATTATGTGATGCTATACGCAGCAGCCCATGGTGTGCTTTATCTCACAGTCTTTATACGAAGAGATCTCATATGGTTCTGTTCGG AGTTGGAACATGCTACAGTCACCACCAGGATCATATCTCAGATTAAAACTAAAGGAGCCGTTGGGATCTGCTTCACTTTCTTCGGGACGTCTTTCCTTTTCATCACATCCCATTTTACTT CTGGAGATTCTAAAGTTTATGAGAGAATTTTAGACTATAACAAGATCATAGAAGCTTTGGCTCTGCCTAGAAACCTCCCTGATACCAACCCGTACCGCTCCACGTCCT CTGATGTCACGACCCGTTTCGATGCAGTCTTCTGGTTCGGAGATTTTAACTTTCGCTTGAATAAAGCCAGAGGAGAGGTCAAAGCCATTTTGAATCAAGAGGCAGACACGAGCGTGCTGTTACAACATGATCAGCTGTCTAAAGAGATGAAGGAAG GTTCCATTTTCAAAGGGTTTCAGGAAGCACGGATTCACTTTCCACCTACTTACAAGTTTGATATCGGTTGTGACGTCTATGACACCACCACAAAGCAGAGAACACCTTCATATACT GACCGGATTCTATATCGAAATAGACAAGCGGAAGATATTAAAGCGGTCAAGTATACATCCTGCTCGGCGATTAAGACTTCGGACCACCGGCCTGTCGTTGGCATGTTTCAGGTCAAGCTTCGTCCTGGTAGAGATAA CATTCCTTTGGGTGCCGGTCAGTTCGACAGAGGTCTGTACTTAGAGGGAATCAAGAGAAGAATCACCCGagagctgaagaagagagaggCAGCCATGAAAAACCAGAATAACAGCACTGTTTGCACAATATCCTGA
- the ptrh1 gene encoding probable peptidyl-tRNA hydrolase: MSITTVQSQIWPFLTQSFKHPMALIRWMVTKLINRVLVRTLPSREMAGAVGNKRRKMIVGLGNPGMNGSRHSVGMAVLTRIAEHLGTLDNWRSDRQVSGEVIVTEHQEVQLVLLRPKLLMNVNGVSVAKAASKFSIQPEHILLIHDELDKPLGKFGIKHGGSARGHNGVRSCVDCLHTDVMPRLRIGIGRPSGQTSVERHVLGRFSQEEQKVLDSVVKQSLDVLLMYITDTQSQMSPAEGCRVSRKRKERTHSPAQEDTTGQNQK, from the exons ATGAGCATCACTACAGTGCAAAGTCAAATCTGGCCGTTTCTGACTCAATCGTTCAAACATCCAATGGCTCTCATAAGGTGGATGGTAACAAAACTTATAAATCGAGTGTTGGTGAGAACGCTTCCATCACGGGAGATGGCTGGTGCAGTAGGCAACAAAAGAAGGAAGATG ATTGTAGGACTGGGAAATCCAGGAATGAATGGTTCTCGACATAGTGTTGGTATGGCTGTCCTCACAAGAATAGCTGAACATCTGGGAACCCTGGACAACTGGAGATCAGACCGACAGGTGTCAGGAGAGGTTATTGTTACAGAACATCAAGAGGTTCAGTTGGTTCTGCTCCGGCCCAAGTTGCTTATGAATGTCAATGGGGTTAGCGTGGCGAAGGCGG CAAGCAAATTTTCAATTCAACCTGAACATATTCTCTTGATTCACGATGAGCTCGACAAGCCGCTTGGGAAGTTTGGCATTAAACATGGTGGTAGCGCAAG GGGTCACAATGGTGTGAGATCATGCGTGGATTGTCTTCATACCGAT GTGATGCCACGGTTGCGCATCGGCATCGGGCGACCATCTGGTCAAACGTCTGTTGAACGTCATGTTTTGGGACGTTTCTCACAAGAGGAGCAGAAAGTACTGGATTCTGTCGTGAAACAGAGTTTGGATGTTTTGCTGATGTACATTACAGACACCCAGTCCCAAATGTCACCGGCAGAGGGATGCAGAGTATCAcgaaagagaaaagaaaggaCACATTCACCAGCTCAAGAAGACACAACAGGACAGAATCAAAAATGA
- the tor2a gene encoding LOW QUALITY PROTEIN: prosalusin (The sequence of the model RefSeq protein was modified relative to this genomic sequence to represent the inferred CDS: inserted 1 base in 1 codon), giving the protein MELCSEGVATMIFTLLLIYYTSLTAGFEIKSIFCSISDSCDCDFKPDIKGLEWDLYKNLYGQHMAQDIVSEAVVSCLQNENPDRPLVLSFHGASGTGKSLVSSMIGRHIYGTAMGSPYIHQYVPTLHFPSADRIQQYRSDLKQWVERNLTACARSIFIFDEMEKMPPGVIDVLEPHLGPFHVLFQTNYRKAIYIFISTVGQEIINKFTLESQQAGRDREEIRPEELEXVLADAVYNTRNGGFYQSRIITEKLITRFVPFLPLRRRHVERCAQRELCQRGECHRADVVSSVGGAMNYMPQDSPYFSSTGCKLVPAKVNLFL; this is encoded by the exons ATGGAGCTGTGCTCGGAAGGAGTAGCTACCATGATATTTACACttcttttaatttattacaCGTCTTTAACGGCCGGTTTTGAGATAAAGTCTATTTTTTGTTCAATATCTGACAGCTGCGATTGTGACTTCAAACCAGACATTAAAG GTTTAGAGTGGGACCTATATAAAAACCTTTACGGTCAACATATGGCCCAGGACATTGTCTCGGAAGCAGTGGTGAGCTGTTTACAGAATGAAAACCCGGACAGACCACTGGTTCTGTCCTTTCACGGAGCATCTGGGACAGGGAAGAGTCTGGTCAGCTCTATGATTGGTCGACATATCTATGGAACGGCTATGGGCAGTCCATACATCCATCAGTATGTTCCCACATTACACTTTCCTTCAGCTGACCGGATCCAACAATACAGG tcagATCTAAAGCAGTGggtggagagaaacctcacagcTTGCGCTCGCTCCATTTTTATCTTCGATGAGATGGAGAAGATGCCTCCTGGTGTGATTGACGTTTTAGAACCGCATTTAGGTCCCTTTCATGTACTTTTTCAGACAAACTACCGCAAGGCGATTTATATCTTCATAAG CACTGTTGGTCAggaaattattaacaaatttaCGCTGGAAAGCCAACAAGCTGGAAGAGATCGAGAGGAAATTCGTCCAGAGGAGCTGG AGGTTTTAGCTGATGCTGTGTACAACACCAGGAACG GTGGGTTCTACCAATCCAGAATAATTACAGAGAAACTCATTACTCGTTTCGTGCCTTTTCTTCCGTTGCGGCGACGCCACGTCGAGCGCTGCGCCCAGCGAGAGCTCTGCCAGCGTGGGGAGTGTCATCGTGCAGACGTGGTATCGTCAGTAGGGGGCGCCATGAATTACATGCCACAGGACAGCCCATACTTCTCCAGCACAGGCTGCAAATTAGTGCCAGCTAAAGTGAACCTGTTTCTTTGA
- the sh2d3cb gene encoding SH2 domain containing 3Cb isoform X2, with protein MENSNVYVEFSRETCLLSSPSEKLKKELEEELKLSSSNLSSNAWYHGCIPWKVSESLVQQDGEFLVRDSLTSIGDYVLTCRWNQKTLNFLISKVLLRSHDGYSRAQYILEGETFDSVPALVHSYIVNPRPLTKQSGAYVYSQVNRTIPLRYLEAMFGLPSAENSPVNLPTSRRGSQKMRESVTVTEALEIEQIHPQSDVVKSFDVTLEQHLVVSSSPTLMNTLARPRRSPSGNRKFVIVPSSPVLQNSSDIRLSSSPPEDTLIYLEPTLHLLSTMTHQNINRDSLDPQTDPGTVHVATELPSLEQEIQEYEDDYLVPFTMETVSCFRASTYQSPLLPAENKPLETRLLKRVKDALCDVDVKTMAMHITKDDCKVARILDMSEDMMKNMGVSSGMELLTLPHGHQLRQDLLERFHTMSIMLAVQVLGCTGSAKERAALLHKIICLASELKSNLRNMFGFAVVMKCLEIPQITRLKDTWAVLRQKYTESAVLYEKTLRASMRSMNDGEDISVAVETMLFPHVLPLLFLLEKTDVTLEESESWESVDTGVAMILGHLDTARTIARNGRIFSANAQAKMQGFQEEADVWEVFHTEFQMRLLWGSRGVERNKDERFAKFDEVLTALSNRLELSAT; from the exons ATGGAAAACAGCAATGTTTATGTAGAG TTTTCTCGAGAGACGTGCCTGCTGAGTTCCCCTTCGGAGAAACTGAAGAAGGAATTGGAGGAAGAGTTGAAACTGAGCAGCAGTAATTTATCTAGTAATGCCTGGTATCACGGTTGTATACCTTGGAAG GTGTCTGAGTCTCTTGTGCAACAGGATGGGGAATTTCTTGTCCGTGACTCCCTCACAAGCATCGGAGACTACGTCTTAACCTGCCGCTGGAACCAGAAAACTCTCAATTTCCTCATCAGCAAAGTTCTGCTCAGATCTCACGACGGATATAGTAGAGCGCAATACATTCTGGAAGGGGAAACATTTGATTCAGTGCCGGCGTTAGTTCATTCCTATATTGTAAATCCAAGGCCTCTGACAAAGCAGAGTGGCGCATATGTGTATTCGCAAGTTAACAGGACAATTCCACTGAGATATCTCGAGGCCATGTTTGGGTTGCCAAGTGCGGAGAACAGTCCGGTTAACTTGCCCACCAGTAGGAGGGGAAGCCAGAAGATGAGGGAAAGTGTAACTGTTACAGAAGCTTTGGAAATTGAGCAGATACATCCACAGAG cGACGTGGTGAAGAGTTTTGACGTCACTTTAGAGCAGCATCTTGTAGTATCCTCGTCTCCAACTTTAATGAATACAT TGGCCAGGCCACGACGAAGCCCATCAGGAAACAGAAAGTTTGTAATAGTCCCTTCCTCACCTGTTCTGCAGAACTCCAGTGATATCCGACTTTCTTCATCTCCTCCTGAGGACACTCTTATCTATTTGGAACCAACACTACATCTTCTATCCACCATGACACATCAAAACATTAACAGAGACTCTCTTGATCCTCAAACTGATCCAGGAACAGTCCATGTGGCTACAGAACTGCCTTCTCTAGAACAAGAGATACAGGAGTATGAAGATGATTATCTTGTGCCTTTCACCATGGAAACAGTTTCCTGTTTCAGAGCGAGTACATACCAGTCGCCGCTGCTGCCCGCTGAAAATAAACCTTTAGAGACTCGACTACTTAAAAGAGTGAAGGATGCACTGTGTGATGTGGATGTTAAGACAATGGCCATGCATATCACCAAAGATGACTGTAAG gttGCTCGTATCCTGGATATGTCTGAAGATATGATGAAAAACATGGGAGTGAGCTCAGGTATGGAACTACTCACCCTCCCGCATGGACATCAGCTCCGTCAAGACCTGCTCGAAAG GTTTCACACCATGTCCATCATGTTGGCTGTACAGGTGCTGGGATGCACTGGAAGTGCAAAAGAGAGAGCTGCATTACTGCATAAAATCATCTGTCTAGCCTCTGAGCTCAAGAGCAACCTCAGGAACATGTTTGGTTTTGCCGTAGTTATGAAATGTTTGGAAATCCCACAG ATTACTCGCTTGAAAGACACATGGGCGGTTTTGCGACAGAAATACACTGAAAGTGCTGTTCTTTATGAGAAAACACTTAGAGCCTCAATGAGGTCGATGAATGATGGAGAAG ATATAAGTGTAGCTGTAGAGACAATGCTGTTTCCCCACGTGCTCCCTCTGCTGTTTCTTCTTGAGAAGACGGATGTGACTCTTGAGGAGTCAGAGTCATGGGAAAGTGTTGACACTGGAGTGGCCATGATCTTGGGCCATCTGGATACGGCACGTACCATCGCACGCAATGGGAGGATCTTCAGTGCTAATGCACAGGCAAAAATGCAGG GatttcaggaggaagcagatgTTTGGGAGGTGTTCCACACCGAGTTTCAGATGCGTCTGCTGTGGGGAAGTCGAGGTGtggaaagaaataaagatgAACGATTTGCAAAGTTTGATGAAGTGCTGACAGCTCTGTCTAACAGATTAGAGCTTTCCGCAACATGA
- the sh2d3cb gene encoding SH2 domain containing 3Cb isoform X1 translates to MTLRIHRCHPDPMENSNVYVEFSRETCLLSSPSEKLKKELEEELKLSSSNLSSNAWYHGCIPWKVSESLVQQDGEFLVRDSLTSIGDYVLTCRWNQKTLNFLISKVLLRSHDGYSRAQYILEGETFDSVPALVHSYIVNPRPLTKQSGAYVYSQVNRTIPLRYLEAMFGLPSAENSPVNLPTSRRGSQKMRESVTVTEALEIEQIHPQSDVVKSFDVTLEQHLVVSSSPTLMNTLARPRRSPSGNRKFVIVPSSPVLQNSSDIRLSSSPPEDTLIYLEPTLHLLSTMTHQNINRDSLDPQTDPGTVHVATELPSLEQEIQEYEDDYLVPFTMETVSCFRASTYQSPLLPAENKPLETRLLKRVKDALCDVDVKTMAMHITKDDCKVARILDMSEDMMKNMGVSSGMELLTLPHGHQLRQDLLERFHTMSIMLAVQVLGCTGSAKERAALLHKIICLASELKSNLRNMFGFAVVMKCLEIPQITRLKDTWAVLRQKYTESAVLYEKTLRASMRSMNDGEDISVAVETMLFPHVLPLLFLLEKTDVTLEESESWESVDTGVAMILGHLDTARTIARNGRIFSANAQAKMQGFQEEADVWEVFHTEFQMRLLWGSRGVERNKDERFAKFDEVLTALSNRLELSAT, encoded by the exons ATGACTTTGAGGATCCATAGATG TCATCCAGATCCCATGGAAAACAGCAATGTTTATGTAGAG TTTTCTCGAGAGACGTGCCTGCTGAGTTCCCCTTCGGAGAAACTGAAGAAGGAATTGGAGGAAGAGTTGAAACTGAGCAGCAGTAATTTATCTAGTAATGCCTGGTATCACGGTTGTATACCTTGGAAG GTGTCTGAGTCTCTTGTGCAACAGGATGGGGAATTTCTTGTCCGTGACTCCCTCACAAGCATCGGAGACTACGTCTTAACCTGCCGCTGGAACCAGAAAACTCTCAATTTCCTCATCAGCAAAGTTCTGCTCAGATCTCACGACGGATATAGTAGAGCGCAATACATTCTGGAAGGGGAAACATTTGATTCAGTGCCGGCGTTAGTTCATTCCTATATTGTAAATCCAAGGCCTCTGACAAAGCAGAGTGGCGCATATGTGTATTCGCAAGTTAACAGGACAATTCCACTGAGATATCTCGAGGCCATGTTTGGGTTGCCAAGTGCGGAGAACAGTCCGGTTAACTTGCCCACCAGTAGGAGGGGAAGCCAGAAGATGAGGGAAAGTGTAACTGTTACAGAAGCTTTGGAAATTGAGCAGATACATCCACAGAG cGACGTGGTGAAGAGTTTTGACGTCACTTTAGAGCAGCATCTTGTAGTATCCTCGTCTCCAACTTTAATGAATACAT TGGCCAGGCCACGACGAAGCCCATCAGGAAACAGAAAGTTTGTAATAGTCCCTTCCTCACCTGTTCTGCAGAACTCCAGTGATATCCGACTTTCTTCATCTCCTCCTGAGGACACTCTTATCTATTTGGAACCAACACTACATCTTCTATCCACCATGACACATCAAAACATTAACAGAGACTCTCTTGATCCTCAAACTGATCCAGGAACAGTCCATGTGGCTACAGAACTGCCTTCTCTAGAACAAGAGATACAGGAGTATGAAGATGATTATCTTGTGCCTTTCACCATGGAAACAGTTTCCTGTTTCAGAGCGAGTACATACCAGTCGCCGCTGCTGCCCGCTGAAAATAAACCTTTAGAGACTCGACTACTTAAAAGAGTGAAGGATGCACTGTGTGATGTGGATGTTAAGACAATGGCCATGCATATCACCAAAGATGACTGTAAG gttGCTCGTATCCTGGATATGTCTGAAGATATGATGAAAAACATGGGAGTGAGCTCAGGTATGGAACTACTCACCCTCCCGCATGGACATCAGCTCCGTCAAGACCTGCTCGAAAG GTTTCACACCATGTCCATCATGTTGGCTGTACAGGTGCTGGGATGCACTGGAAGTGCAAAAGAGAGAGCTGCATTACTGCATAAAATCATCTGTCTAGCCTCTGAGCTCAAGAGCAACCTCAGGAACATGTTTGGTTTTGCCGTAGTTATGAAATGTTTGGAAATCCCACAG ATTACTCGCTTGAAAGACACATGGGCGGTTTTGCGACAGAAATACACTGAAAGTGCTGTTCTTTATGAGAAAACACTTAGAGCCTCAATGAGGTCGATGAATGATGGAGAAG ATATAAGTGTAGCTGTAGAGACAATGCTGTTTCCCCACGTGCTCCCTCTGCTGTTTCTTCTTGAGAAGACGGATGTGACTCTTGAGGAGTCAGAGTCATGGGAAAGTGTTGACACTGGAGTGGCCATGATCTTGGGCCATCTGGATACGGCACGTACCATCGCACGCAATGGGAGGATCTTCAGTGCTAATGCACAGGCAAAAATGCAGG GatttcaggaggaagcagatgTTTGGGAGGTGTTCCACACCGAGTTTCAGATGCGTCTGCTGTGGGGAAGTCGAGGTGtggaaagaaataaagatgAACGATTTGCAAAGTTTGATGAAGTGCTGACAGCTCTGTCTAACAGATTAGAGCTTTCCGCAACATGA